A single genomic interval of Luteolibacter yonseiensis harbors:
- a CDS encoding DUF2339 domain-containing protein, with product MEGIIIIAVLVLIWFVIAPFVALARASDARSEARQARTDLQDALARIGQLENEMSHLGGRAPKPEERAVIPQGRTVKSDIPRVEENLPRFEPPLAGRGPDIEPERVTVRVSLPDVGTGAEHHPLPPPLPTAAKRRKLIDYGDDGPPEKAVPEKAPVPVEPAVAKEPAEPFSLEKFMGVKLFAWLGGVAMFFGVIFFVKYAFENNLISPSTRIILGFLTGTGLLAGGLFTHRLPRYRVLAQAFCATGVLILYGVSFAAHAIYHFPLFGTIQTFSLMACITCAAFFISVRLNALVVAVLGMLGGFMTPVLLSTGQDQVLGLFGYIALLDAGLLAVSRHNRWHFLVPCAAAGTALTQIGWFVKFFSYGGYAHDNLILIPMGIQLGFIALFLVGGWIKRPRPDLHAACSVFGLSAVAVLFSFVMLGHESVAERLVLLYGFLLLVHLGVIATVLARPALGIAQFITALLGFLHLACWTQYHLTDENLHWLLGACLVFGALHAVVPVLVARYQPARLAMLPQRSGPWFAPLVLVMMLIPIFHLPAVPPLFWGAVLMADLLVIVLAIASGALLPVLVSLLLTMGVAGAWLFKAPADITSLMPFLGVITGFSALFTIAGKWLYRGKEEGATPDVVITAAVLPFVLLLLALGKLPVPVPTPVFLVALLMTGLLTFLGISGKQGKLMLVALTGTFAVEGIWYLNHFKNPAPGIPLAWFLGFYSLFLLVPFILRKRCADLPETWIAAALSGVAHFLLVHSLVKQSFPNDFMGLVPAAFAVPSLIGMYAIWKWFPGMDARQQSRLAWFGGVALLFITLVFPIQFERQWITVSWAIEGALLLWLFRRVPHPGLQFTGLALLLTSFVRLALNPVVFTDYARGGTPILNWHLYAYGLVAAAHFLGATWLADPHEPLRRFKPRGTLLALGGILLFLLLNIEIADYFTAPGDRCVAFNFGGNFARDMTYSIAWGLFSLGLLGLGFRSGSEHARFAAVGLLVVTLLKVFLHDLAAIQNIFRIGALVGVAVIAFIASFLYQKFFEKSKG from the coding sequence ATGGAAGGCATCATCATCATCGCAGTACTCGTTCTGATCTGGTTCGTCATCGCCCCCTTCGTCGCCCTGGCGAGAGCGTCCGATGCCAGAAGCGAGGCCAGGCAGGCACGGACCGACCTCCAGGACGCGCTGGCCCGCATCGGACAGTTGGAAAACGAGATGTCCCACCTCGGGGGCCGTGCTCCCAAACCGGAGGAGCGGGCGGTGATTCCGCAGGGAAGAACGGTCAAATCCGACATCCCGCGCGTCGAGGAAAACCTTCCCCGGTTCGAACCGCCATTGGCAGGGCGTGGGCCGGACATCGAACCAGAGCGTGTGACCGTAAGGGTTTCCCTTCCGGACGTCGGAACCGGTGCGGAACACCACCCGCTCCCTCCCCCGCTGCCCACGGCAGCCAAGCGGCGGAAGCTCATCGACTACGGAGATGACGGTCCACCGGAGAAAGCCGTCCCGGAAAAAGCCCCTGTCCCGGTGGAACCCGCCGTGGCGAAGGAACCGGCGGAACCCTTCTCTCTGGAGAAATTCATGGGCGTGAAGCTCTTCGCATGGCTTGGCGGCGTGGCGATGTTCTTCGGCGTGATCTTCTTCGTGAAGTATGCCTTTGAGAACAATCTGATCTCACCTTCCACCCGGATCATCCTTGGCTTCCTCACCGGAACCGGACTGCTGGCAGGCGGGCTATTCACCCACCGGCTGCCGCGCTATCGCGTGCTGGCGCAGGCCTTTTGCGCGACGGGCGTGCTGATCCTCTACGGGGTGAGTTTCGCCGCACACGCCATCTATCACTTCCCGTTGTTCGGGACGATCCAGACCTTCTCCCTGATGGCCTGCATCACCTGCGCGGCGTTTTTCATCTCGGTCCGCCTGAACGCGCTGGTGGTGGCGGTCCTCGGGATGCTGGGCGGTTTCATGACGCCGGTGCTGCTCTCGACCGGACAGGACCAGGTGCTGGGACTCTTCGGCTACATCGCCCTGTTGGATGCCGGGCTGCTGGCCGTTTCCCGCCACAACCGCTGGCACTTCCTCGTTCCGTGCGCGGCGGCGGGCACGGCCCTGACGCAGATCGGTTGGTTCGTCAAATTCTTCTCATACGGTGGGTATGCCCATGACAACCTAATTCTGATCCCGATGGGAATCCAACTGGGATTCATCGCCCTGTTTCTGGTCGGCGGATGGATCAAGCGGCCCAGACCGGACCTCCATGCCGCCTGTTCGGTTTTCGGACTGTCCGCCGTGGCCGTGCTGTTCTCGTTCGTCATGCTGGGCCACGAATCGGTCGCGGAACGGCTGGTTCTCTTGTATGGCTTCCTGCTGCTCGTCCATCTCGGAGTCATCGCCACCGTGCTGGCTCGCCCGGCCCTGGGGATCGCTCAATTCATCACGGCACTGCTGGGCTTCCTCCACCTCGCCTGTTGGACCCAATACCATCTCACCGACGAAAACCTTCATTGGCTGCTCGGAGCTTGTCTGGTCTTCGGCGCGTTGCACGCGGTGGTTCCCGTGCTGGTCGCCCGCTACCAACCCGCGCGGCTGGCAATGCTGCCGCAGCGATCCGGCCCCTGGTTCGCCCCTCTGGTGCTGGTGATGATGCTCATCCCCATTTTCCACCTGCCTGCGGTTCCCCCGCTGTTCTGGGGGGCGGTTCTGATGGCTGACCTGCTGGTCATCGTGCTGGCCATCGCGTCAGGCGCTCTTTTGCCGGTGCTGGTTTCCCTTCTGCTGACCATGGGCGTGGCCGGGGCTTGGTTGTTCAAGGCTCCCGCCGACATCACATCGCTGATGCCGTTCCTCGGAGTGATCACCGGTTTCTCCGCACTCTTCACCATCGCCGGAAAATGGTTGTATCGCGGAAAGGAAGAAGGAGCGACGCCGGACGTGGTCATCACGGCGGCCGTGCTGCCATTCGTCCTGCTGCTGCTCGCCCTCGGGAAGCTTCCCGTCCCGGTGCCCACTCCGGTCTTCCTCGTGGCCCTGCTCATGACCGGACTGCTCACGTTCCTGGGCATCTCCGGAAAGCAGGGCAAGCTGATGCTGGTCGCATTGACCGGCACGTTCGCGGTCGAGGGAATCTGGTATTTGAATCATTTCAAAAACCCTGCGCCGGGCATTCCCCTCGCATGGTTCCTGGGCTTTTATTCGCTGTTCCTGCTGGTGCCGTTCATCCTGCGGAAGCGCTGCGCGGATCTCCCCGAAACATGGATCGCGGCCGCGCTGTCCGGAGTGGCGCATTTCCTTCTGGTCCATTCGTTGGTGAAACAGTCGTTCCCCAACGACTTCATGGGACTCGTCCCGGCGGCGTTCGCGGTGCCTTCCCTCATCGGAATGTATGCCATCTGGAAATGGTTCCCGGGAATGGATGCCCGCCAGCAAAGCCGGCTCGCGTGGTTCGGCGGGGTGGCCTTGCTTTTCATCACGCTCGTTTTCCCGATCCAGTTCGAGCGCCAGTGGATCACGGTGAGCTGGGCGATCGAGGGCGCGCTCCTGCTCTGGTTGTTCCGGCGCGTGCCGCACCCGGGACTCCAGTTCACCGGGCTGGCGCTGTTGCTCACCTCGTTCGTCCGGCTCGCGCTCAATCCGGTGGTGTTCACCGATTACGCGCGTGGCGGCACGCCCATCCTGAACTGGCATCTCTATGCCTACGGCCTGGTGGCGGCGGCCCATTTCCTCGGAGCGACATGGCTGGCTGATCCGCACGAACCACTGCGGCGGTTCAAGCCGCGCGGCACCTTGCTCGCACTGGGCGGGATCCTGTTGTTCCTGCTGCTGAACATCGAGATCGCCGACTACTTCACCGCCCCGGGCGACCGCTGCGTGGCCTTCAACTTTGGAGGAAACTTCGCCCGTGACATGACCTACAGCATCGCGTGGGGGCTCTTCTCGCTCGGCCTGCTGGGACTCGGGTTCCGGAGCGGCTCGGAGCACGCCCGCTTCGCGGCGGTAGGATTGCTGGTGGTGACGCTGTTGAAGGTGTTCCTCCACGATCTCGCGGCCATCCAGAACATCTTCCGCATCGGCGCGCTGGTCGGCGTGGCGGTGATCGCATTCATCGCGTCGTTCCTTTACCAGAAGTTCTTCGAAAAATCGAAGGGGTGA
- a CDS encoding S41 family peptidase, whose amino-acid sequence MKLRSFLKTGVCTLCLLAARGAARAGGTDPATYAKDVEFLLEELPKRAGIFFENKKIDWEAVKTEFREAVKSVKTDSEHVKLCGRLLARLKDGHASLRDVKVPWPDESQGRRWTGPRVHLLVVGDKVYVRTSFGPSLESGIKPGQEVVAIDGTPARQWLDRKMAEMRDTSGFSTDQMALYSACHWGLADWEGTEIAFEVKAPDADKIEKITITRRGGPNFAPFGPAVPPKDLKSEGRQSYGKTPDGYGYIHLRDIPGKLPEQLDKMLGELGNVPGLILDLRANGGGGCDHEAVMGRFLPAGKRWANATSQGPNPYDGPMVVIYDAGIRSAGETIAGMFKEDGGRAYTIGDTPTAGMSSQKTKVAVPSGLFSVYYSVFSNKARFNGGKGIEGVGMSPAEITPYDPAELYRGIDTQIRRAEELHKNGFPKGVVGYSDE is encoded by the coding sequence ATGAAACTCCGCTCATTTTTGAAAACCGGTGTTTGCACCCTCTGCCTGCTGGCCGCCCGGGGTGCCGCCCGTGCCGGCGGGACGGATCCCGCCACCTATGCCAAGGATGTGGAGTTCCTGTTGGAGGAACTGCCGAAGCGGGCGGGCATCTTTTTCGAAAACAAGAAGATCGACTGGGAGGCGGTGAAGACGGAATTCCGCGAGGCGGTGAAATCGGTGAAAACCGACAGCGAGCACGTGAAGCTCTGCGGACGCCTGCTGGCCCGGCTCAAGGACGGCCACGCCTCGCTGCGGGACGTGAAGGTGCCTTGGCCGGATGAGTCGCAGGGCAGACGCTGGACGGGACCCCGCGTCCATCTGCTGGTGGTGGGAGACAAGGTTTATGTGCGGACCTCCTTCGGCCCATCGCTGGAATCCGGGATCAAGCCCGGGCAGGAAGTGGTCGCCATCGATGGCACGCCCGCACGCCAGTGGCTTGACCGCAAGATGGCGGAAATGCGGGACACCTCCGGTTTTTCCACCGACCAGATGGCACTCTATTCGGCCTGCCACTGGGGGCTTGCGGATTGGGAGGGAACGGAGATCGCGTTCGAAGTGAAGGCACCGGATGCGGACAAGATCGAAAAAATCACCATCACCCGCCGGGGAGGCCCGAACTTCGCGCCTTTTGGTCCCGCGGTGCCGCCGAAGGACCTGAAATCCGAGGGAAGGCAGTCCTATGGAAAAACTCCGGACGGATACGGTTACATCCACCTGCGGGACATCCCCGGCAAGCTCCCCGAACAACTCGACAAGATGCTCGGAGAACTCGGCAACGTCCCCGGCCTCATCCTCGACCTGCGGGCGAACGGTGGCGGAGGTTGCGATCATGAGGCGGTGATGGGCCGCTTCCTTCCCGCTGGCAAACGATGGGCCAACGCCACCAGCCAGGGTCCCAATCCCTACGACGGTCCCATGGTGGTGATCTATGACGCGGGGATCCGTTCCGCGGGCGAGACCATCGCGGGCATGTTCAAGGAAGACGGTGGCCGCGCCTATACCATCGGAGACACGCCGACGGCGGGCATGTCATCGCAGAAAACGAAGGTCGCGGTGCCCAGCGGTTTGTTCAGCGTGTATTACTCCGTTTTTTCCAACAAGGCGCGCTTCAATGGAGGGAAGGGCATCGAGGGAGTCGGCATGAGTCCGGCGGAAATCACGCCCTACGATCCGGCGGAGCTCTATCGCGGAATCGACACCCAGATCCGGCGTGCGGAGGAGTTGCACAAGAATGGATTTCCCAAGGGCGTCGTGGGATACAGCGACGAATGA
- a CDS encoding tetratricopeptide repeat protein has protein sequence MNTKWLLLLALPALATAPLSAKDEPSDKGKATERQRERAAEENKDKARDAWQKDGKKLKGDELESMEGLYQKANENPRTPENQELLKQVIEKYPKSNRAGCAACYIGQFSRDPDESREYLEMAIKEYSDCYYLNGTSVGGWARLLLAGKEKQRGDAAKAKKLMEEIRKDYATATDHRGELLVNFLDKE, from the coding sequence ATGAACACGAAATGGCTGCTCCTGCTGGCGTTGCCCGCCCTCGCCACCGCTCCACTGTCCGCCAAGGACGAACCGTCCGACAAGGGCAAGGCGACCGAACGCCAGCGCGAACGGGCGGCGGAGGAAAACAAGGACAAGGCCCGCGATGCCTGGCAGAAGGACGGGAAAAAACTCAAGGGCGACGAGCTGGAATCCATGGAGGGGCTCTACCAGAAGGCGAACGAGAATCCCCGCACGCCGGAGAACCAGGAGTTGCTCAAGCAGGTCATCGAGAAGTATCCGAAGTCGAACCGCGCGGGCTGCGCCGCGTGTTACATCGGCCAGTTTTCCCGTGATCCGGACGAATCGCGCGAATATCTGGAAATGGCCATCAAGGAATACAGCGATTGCTACTATCTCAATGGTACTTCCGTGGGAGGCTGGGCGAGGCTCCTGCTGGCCGGGAAGGAGAAGCAGCGGGGCGACGCCGCGAAAGCGAAGAAGCTGATGGAGGAGATCCGCAAGGACTACGCGACCGCGACCGACCACCGCGGCGAGCTCCTGGTCAACTTCCTCGACAAGGAGTGA
- a CDS encoding M56 family metallopeptidase, with translation MIAETIRSLSDPWSVWAIGALADGTLALLVAGILWMLFRKVIPARWGMWLFLLVMAKSLIPTPVAMPGWDAARFKETSSPLADVSADHPEMMDERSLMVSASEQGHEPFSIGTKGWLFVMWSGVVAVGAGLSGLRAWRTWRLVRDARTVEAADLGLDADWVTRLDLAGTGLRESDELSSPAAWGGRKPCVILPTGLAEKLSQPQLRWTLAHEVSHLRHGDWAVSLAQAACALLCFFNPAVWVAGIAASALRERACDESAVRVTGILPKESATGFLSLVERAQSRVSFNRAMMPGLSLEGRTARWRMRWLLRGIAPLRQSSAMTAAVLLALLLLLPSFRGGFAGEVAAHGEIQRLEARVTDLEGRLQKKSDREERVELNQRRASARQAEDANVYDAEQRNAIETIYQEARRKLTTAEKEEVYAELSARYPRSNRTGCAKLFSARAASGTVRERKLREVIAESGDCYYLDGTSVGGVARLILAQDLVAAGRTDEAGKWLDELEKDFAGYLDHEGNPLEDAARELRAGL, from the coding sequence ATGATCGCGGAAACCATCCGTTCCCTGTCGGATCCTTGGTCGGTGTGGGCGATCGGCGCCCTGGCGGACGGGACGCTGGCGTTGCTGGTCGCCGGGATTCTGTGGATGTTGTTCCGCAAGGTGATCCCCGCGCGCTGGGGCATGTGGTTGTTTTTGCTGGTGATGGCGAAGTCGCTGATCCCCACTCCGGTGGCGATGCCCGGCTGGGATGCCGCCCGTTTCAAGGAGACGTCATCACCCCTGGCGGATGTTTCCGCAGATCATCCCGAAATGATGGACGAACGCTCTCTGATGGTTTCCGCCTCCGAGCAAGGGCATGAGCCGTTTTCCATCGGGACGAAGGGATGGCTCTTCGTCATGTGGTCCGGTGTCGTGGCGGTGGGAGCCGGCCTGTCAGGCCTGCGCGCATGGAGAACGTGGCGGCTTGTCAGGGACGCCCGGACGGTGGAAGCCGCGGATCTGGGACTGGATGCCGATTGGGTCACACGCCTCGATCTCGCCGGAACAGGTCTGCGTGAAAGCGACGAGCTTTCCTCCCCCGCCGCATGGGGCGGGCGCAAGCCTTGTGTCATCCTTCCCACCGGCCTTGCGGAAAAACTCAGCCAGCCACAGCTCCGGTGGACGCTGGCTCACGAGGTTTCGCACCTGCGCCATGGCGACTGGGCCGTCTCGCTGGCACAGGCGGCGTGCGCGCTTCTTTGTTTTTTCAATCCCGCCGTGTGGGTGGCCGGCATCGCGGCCTCGGCCCTGCGCGAGCGTGCCTGCGATGAATCCGCCGTGCGGGTGACGGGCATTCTGCCGAAGGAATCCGCCACCGGATTCCTGTCGCTGGTGGAGCGTGCCCAGTCCCGGGTTTCGTTCAATCGGGCGATGATGCCGGGCCTCAGCCTTGAGGGGCGGACGGCGCGCTGGCGGATGCGCTGGTTGCTGCGGGGCATCGCTCCGCTGCGCCAGTCGTCGGCCATGACCGCCGCCGTGCTGCTGGCGCTGCTGCTCCTGCTGCCCAGCTTCCGTGGCGGGTTCGCCGGGGAAGTCGCGGCACACGGGGAAATCCAGCGGTTGGAAGCGCGGGTGACGGATCTCGAAGGACGGCTGCAAAAGAAAAGCGACCGCGAGGAACGCGTGGAACTCAACCAGCGGCGGGCTTCCGCAAGACAGGCCGAGGACGCCAACGTCTATGATGCCGAGCAGCGCAACGCCATCGAGACGATCTATCAGGAGGCACGCAGGAAGCTGACCACAGCGGAAAAGGAAGAGGTCTATGCGGAGTTGTCCGCCAGATACCCGCGCTCGAACCGGACCGGCTGCGCGAAGCTTTTCTCCGCCCGTGCGGCGTCCGGCACAGTCCGCGAGCGGAAGCTGCGGGAGGTCATCGCGGAATCGGGCGATTGCTATTATCTCGATGGGACATCGGTGGGCGGGGTCGCGCGGCTGATCCTGGCGCAGGATCTGGTGGCGGCGGGCAGGACGGATGAGGCGGGGAAATGGCTGGATGAGCTTGAAAAGGACTTCGCCGGTTATCTCGACCACGAGGGAAATCCGCTGGAAGACGCCGCGCGCGAACTGCGGGCCGGCCTCTGA
- a CDS encoding BlaI/MecI/CopY family transcriptional regulator, producing the protein MAGRSSSSLTDNEWLLMNIVWELKRCAARDASKLAEERHGWAATTTKTYLARLVEKKRLKATRIGNSFLYEPKTSMSASLREAADHLLDKMPGSLGGPLLAYMIGKTRLGVDDVAELRRVLAEAEDQPPAGDKEP; encoded by the coding sequence ATGGCCGGCAGATCCTCCAGTTCCCTCACCGACAACGAATGGCTCCTGATGAACATCGTCTGGGAGTTGAAACGTTGCGCCGCGCGCGATGCTTCAAAGCTCGCGGAGGAGCGCCACGGTTGGGCGGCCACCACGACGAAGACCTATCTCGCACGGCTGGTGGAGAAGAAGCGGTTGAAGGCGACGCGGATCGGCAACAGCTTCCTCTACGAGCCGAAGACCAGCATGTCCGCCAGCCTGCGTGAGGCGGCGGATCACCTGCTCGACAAGATGCCGGGCTCCCTCGGAGGCCCGCTGCTTGCCTACATGATCGGGAAAACCCGTCTCGGCGTGGACGACGTGGCGGAGCTGAGGAGGGTGCTGGCGGAAGCGGAGGATCAACCACCCGCCGGGGACAAGGAGCCATGA
- a CDS encoding M13 family metallopeptidase — protein sequence MNTRLSHAALSTLLALAALASEAVAQTGESTAAPRFGTWGFDLAGRKESVKPGDDFFNYTNGTYLDNTTIPADRARFGNFDALAILSEARVRGILDEAVKSPTAETRKIGEFYRSFMDEAAVEKLGATPLAGDLAKIRNAASREELVAITASPEIFGRGVFEAGIGADAKNPAKYTVYVSSGGLGLPDKNYYLKPEFAAIRTKYETYLATLLTLIEWPEPAATAKEIIAFETRLAEKTWERAERRNRDKTYNPMTPSALAEYAPGFDFAKLLGGKGLSKVGNVIVTDNTAFPAKAAIFAETPLDLLKAWTACGLASASAPFLSKAFVDASFEFNNKTLSGQPEQMDRWKRGVDVTNKTLGEEVGRIYVKRYFPEESKQQMLDLVNNVRAALAIRINGLEWMGDATKKAAQDKLAKFTVKIGYPDKWKDYSALEIKPDDLYGNVVRASAVSWKEELDRLDEPVDRKEWGMPPQTVNAYYNSTMNEIVFPAAILQPPFFDPKADPAINYGGIGGVIGHEISHGFDDQGRKSNGDGVLQDWWTDEDAGKFAERAERLGKQYEEIEIMPGQRINGQLTMGENIGDLGGLNLALDAYLASLKGQPAPVIDGTTGVQRVFLGWAQVWRQKVRDEMLLKQIHSDPHSPAIARVNGIVRNIDAWYEAFDIKPGDKLYVKPEDRVKIW from the coding sequence ATGAACACCCGCCTTTCCCACGCCGCCCTCTCGACCTTGCTCGCACTCGCCGCCCTCGCATCGGAAGCGGTCGCACAAACCGGCGAATCCACGGCAGCCCCACGCTTCGGCACCTGGGGATTCGACCTCGCAGGCCGCAAGGAGTCCGTGAAGCCCGGCGACGACTTTTTCAACTACACGAACGGAACCTATCTGGACAACACCACCATCCCGGCGGATCGCGCCCGCTTCGGCAACTTCGACGCGCTGGCGATCCTCTCGGAAGCCCGTGTCCGGGGGATCCTCGATGAGGCGGTCAAGAGTCCGACGGCGGAAACCCGGAAGATCGGGGAGTTCTACCGCTCCTTCATGGATGAGGCGGCGGTCGAAAAACTCGGAGCCACGCCACTCGCCGGAGACCTGGCGAAGATCCGCAACGCAGCCAGCCGCGAGGAACTGGTCGCCATCACGGCCTCGCCGGAGATCTTCGGTCGCGGGGTTTTCGAGGCGGGAATCGGTGCGGATGCGAAGAATCCCGCGAAATACACGGTTTATGTCAGTTCCGGCGGACTCGGGCTGCCGGACAAGAACTATTACCTGAAGCCTGAATTCGCGGCGATCCGCACCAAGTATGAGACTTATCTCGCCACACTGCTGACCCTGATCGAGTGGCCCGAGCCCGCGGCAACGGCGAAGGAGATCATCGCGTTCGAGACCCGGCTGGCGGAAAAAACATGGGAGCGCGCCGAGCGGCGGAACCGCGACAAGACCTACAACCCCATGACTCCCTCCGCCCTGGCGGAGTATGCTCCGGGATTCGATTTCGCAAAGCTCCTGGGTGGCAAGGGACTTTCCAAGGTGGGCAACGTGATCGTCACCGACAACACCGCCTTTCCCGCGAAGGCGGCGATCTTCGCGGAGACTCCCTTGGACCTGCTGAAGGCGTGGACCGCCTGCGGGCTGGCCAGCGCGTCCGCACCGTTCCTGTCGAAGGCTTTTGTCGATGCCAGCTTCGAGTTCAACAACAAGACCCTTTCCGGACAACCCGAGCAGATGGACCGCTGGAAACGCGGCGTCGATGTGACCAACAAGACCCTCGGCGAGGAGGTCGGCCGGATCTACGTGAAACGCTACTTCCCCGAGGAATCCAAGCAACAGATGCTGGATCTGGTCAACAACGTGCGGGCCGCCCTGGCCATCCGCATCAACGGCCTGGAATGGATGGGCGACGCCACCAAGAAGGCGGCACAGGACAAGCTCGCCAAGTTCACCGTGAAGATCGGCTATCCCGACAAATGGAAGGACTACTCCGCCTTGGAAATAAAGCCCGACGACCTCTACGGCAACGTGGTCCGGGCCTCGGCTGTTTCATGGAAAGAGGAGCTGGACCGCCTCGACGAACCGGTGGACCGCAAGGAATGGGGAATGCCGCCGCAGACGGTGAACGCCTATTATAACTCGACGATGAACGAGATTGTCTTCCCCGCCGCCATCCTCCAGCCGCCGTTCTTCGACCCCAAGGCGGACCCGGCCATCAACTACGGCGGCATCGGCGGGGTCATCGGCCATGAGATCAGCCACGGCTTCGACGACCAGGGCCGCAAGTCCAACGGGGACGGAGTCCTCCAGGACTGGTGGACCGACGAGGACGCGGGAAAATTCGCCGAGCGCGCGGAACGGCTTGGCAAGCAGTATGAGGAAATCGAGATCATGCCCGGCCAGCGCATCAACGGGCAGCTCACCATGGGCGAGAATATCGGCGATCTGGGCGGACTGAACCTCGCCCTCGACGCCTACCTGGCATCGCTCAAGGGACAACCCGCCCCGGTCATCGACGGCACCACGGGCGTCCAGCGGGTGTTCCTTGGCTGGGCGCAGGTGTGGCGGCAGAAGGTCCGCGACGAGATGCTGCTCAAGCAGATCCACTCCGACCCGCATTCCCCGGCCATCGCCCGCGTCAATGGCATTGTTAGAAACATCGACGCCTGGTACGAGGCCTTCGACATCAAGCCCGGTGACAAGCTTTACGTGAAACCGGAGGACCGGGTGAAGATCTGGTGA
- a CDS encoding alpha/beta hydrolase, giving the protein MFSDDSSSLRVWFRRLLLLFGIILLIPVLSLVGCQSSLIYFPRPYGTGMVEQWQKDTSGKTVDFTTSQGRQRAFLQGNLKSPRNLWILCGGNGTVALDWSDWIAAHAPKEDAWLLVDFPGYGDCEGKPNPDRIRENLKTAVPLAWQACGLGGEPDPGKLRFFGHSLGAAACMMGASEFKIQRGILLSPFTSTMDMSRQVTGLPLGFLVWHRFDNSARLAELAARGPGKVVILHSEDDAIIPISMSRRLAETGKDVVKLIELPTGGHNQILQTDPQAVGDALREIGGE; this is encoded by the coding sequence ATGTTCTCCGACGATTCGTCCTCCCTTCGGGTCTGGTTCCGGCGGCTTCTCTTGTTGTTCGGAATCATCCTGTTGATTCCCGTGCTGTCGCTCGTGGGCTGCCAGTCGAGCCTCATCTATTTTCCGAGACCGTATGGCACGGGCATGGTGGAGCAATGGCAGAAGGACACTTCGGGGAAAACGGTCGATTTCACCACCTCCCAAGGCAGGCAGCGCGCGTTTCTCCAAGGGAATCTCAAATCACCGCGCAACCTGTGGATCCTCTGTGGCGGGAACGGCACCGTCGCGCTGGATTGGTCGGACTGGATCGCCGCACACGCGCCGAAGGAGGACGCCTGGCTGCTGGTCGATTTTCCCGGCTATGGAGATTGTGAAGGAAAGCCGAACCCTGACAGGATCCGCGAGAATCTGAAGACCGCCGTGCCACTCGCATGGCAGGCCTGCGGCCTCGGCGGCGAACCGGATCCCGGTAAACTCCGGTTTTTCGGCCACAGCCTGGGAGCGGCCGCCTGCATGATGGGGGCCAGCGAATTCAAGATCCAGCGCGGCATCCTGCTCTCCCCCTTCACCAGCACCATGGACATGAGCCGCCAGGTCACCGGGCTTCCGCTCGGGTTCCTCGTCTGGCACCGCTTCGACAATTCGGCGCGTCTTGCCGAACTCGCCGCCCGGGGTCCGGGAAAGGTCGTCATCCTTCACAGCGAGGATGATGCGATCATTCCCATCTCGATGAGCCGCCGGCTCGCGGAGACCGGAAAGGACGTGGTGAAACTCATCGAACTCCCCACCGGCGGACACAACCAGATCCTGCAGACCGATCCACAGGCGGTGGGCGACGCCCTGCGGGAGATCGGCGGTGAATGA